TAAGCGAAAAAAATATTAAAGTAACAGCAACCGCTGTTTTTACATCGCAGCAGGCCATAATTGCAGCAAAAGCTGGAGCAAAGTTTGTTGCACCGTATATAAACAGAATAGATAATATATCATCAAGTGGTATTGATGTAGTTAGTGAGATAGCAAAAATGTATAAAATGTTTGGTTTAGATACTAAGATATTAGCAGCAAGCTTTAAAAACGTTGATCAAGTGAAAAAAGCATTTTTAGCTGGGTCAGATAGTGTCACAATAAGCTATGATATTTTAGAACATATGGTATATCATCCTTCTACAGTTGAAAGTGTCAATCAATTTATAAAAGATTGGAAAGAACTATATGGGGATACCAAGACAAATAGTCTTTAAGGTGGATCACTAATCCGCCTTTTTTATAGATTAATTCCTCCAAAATGTATTTATATTTGATGCTTTTTTATTAATGAAACAATATGATTATTCCTAGCATCATGTATAAAAAATTAAAAATGGTCAATAATTATAATAGGTTGGGCGGAAGATATGGTAAATTTATTATCCCCCTTGTGAATTTACCGTATAATACCGCCCACTTTTTATTTACTATAATTCTGGAGGAATAAATATGTTTAATAAGTTATCATTGATTATTGTAACAACATTAATCGTGTTTGTTATGCTAAATTCTCAAATGGATGCTTTTTCAGCAAAAAGCAATGATATTGCTGTTTTGGAAAATAGCTTTGAAAAAAGTGGAGCATCTTATGAATATGCCAACATTAATGCATGGTCAAAGTTGAACTCAAAATTTACGTCTATAAGTGAAATGAATATGATTGTAGAAAAAATTATAAAATCAATGGGAATTGACGATAAAAAAATAAAAGTGTCAAAATTAAATCAAGCTAATTTTAGACAATGTGATGCAGAATATGATGAAGGCAATAAAAAAATATCAATTGTGGTACAAAGCGTCAAAAATGATGTAGCAGATGAAACATATATTTTGATAGATGAATATTTGTTGAAAGGCAATAAGGACGTGATTGGTGAAAACGAAAAAATTATAAAGGCGTATTCCAAATTAAGCCTTACGCCAGAAATTGCTACATGTCTTGTAGGTGCATACAAAGGACTGTTGAATAAGGATAAGATTAGTAGTATATTAGAAGAAGTGATGAAAGACACGAACGCTGTCAAAGTGGAAGGTTTAAACGATGAAAATTTAGTCAGTGTTTCTGCTCACACAAATAAAATTAAGGAATATATTGAGATGGGAAGTGAAAAAATAAATTTAAACGTAGCATTAAGATACAGTAGTTTTGATGACAAAACTTATATTTGGATTGCGACACCAATAATAGCAATAGAATATTAACATTAGAGGGTGGTATACACGAAGATCATCGTTGAGAATAGTCCTGCTTTAAGAGGTACAGTAAAGATAAGTGGCGCGAAAAATTCTGTTTTGCCAATCATTGCAGCATCGCTATTGTCATATGGAGAGGTGTTTATAGACGATGTGCCAGGGCTTAAAGATGTAAATGTCATGATAGAACTTATAAAATTTCTTGGTGCCAATTGTACCTTTAAGGACGGAAAATTAAAGATAAATGTCAATTTAAAAGATGTGGAGGCACCTTACGAACTAGTAAAAAGGATGAGAGCATCTTTTCTTGTGATGGGTCCCATCCTAGCAAGACTAGGCCATGCAAAGATATCACTGCCTGGTGGATGTGCAATAGGAACAAGGCCGATTGATTTACACTTAAAAGGATTTCAAACTCTCGGGGCTCAAATAGATATAGGGCATGGATATGTAGAAGCAAGAGCCAAAAAGCTTGTAGGTAAAAAGGTGTATTTAGATTTTCCCAGCGTTGGTGCCACGGAAAATATCATGATGGCTGCTGTATTTGCTGACGGTATTACGACGATAGAAAATGCAGCAGAAGAGCCTGAAGTAGTAGACCTTGCCAATTTCTTAAATAAGATGGGAGCAAATATAAAAGGTGCTGGTACAGATACAATAAGGATTGAAGGTGTAAAAGAACTAAAAGGAACAGAACATACAGTTATACCTGACAGAATCGAAGCTGGCACGTATATGGTTGCAGCAGCCATGACAGGTGGTGATGTACTTATAGAAAATGTCATAGTAGATCATATAAAACCTATTATTGCTAAACTAACTGAATGCGGTATTGATGTATTTGAGGAAGGTACAGGTGTGAGAGTTAAAGGGAAGAGGAATTATAAGGCTGTTGATGTAAAGACGCTTCCATATCCAGGATTTCCAACAGATATGCAGGCGCAGATGATGGCAATGATGGCTGGGGCGAAAGGAACGAGTGTAATTATAGAGACGGTCTTTGAAAATAGATTTATGCATGTGGACGAATTAAAGAGGATGGGAGCAGATATAAAGATTGAAGGAAGAACTGCAGTAGTAACAGGAATCGATCATTTGTCAGGTGCGGAGGTTAAAGCTACAGATTTACGAGCTGGAGCTGCACTGATTTTGGCAGGACTCATAGCAGATGGAAAGACGATTATTAATGATGTGCATCATATAGATAGAGGTTATGTAAATATAGAGGAAAAGCTAAAAAATCTAGGTGCAATTATATATAGAGTTGATTAAAACGTAGTGTACTTATGTACACTTTCTTTTTTTTAAAGGAAGATATTGTATTTGGAAACAGTACAAACATTTTACATTTGCAGAAAAAGAAAAAGACGGGAATGCACTTCCCGCCTTTTTCTTTACCATTGACACCTGACTTTTATTGCTTCTATATTTATTATAACATAAAATAAAAATTTATTTGTGCAGTCATCGTAAAAGAATTATAATATTATAAGCATTTTTCCATGAAGCTTACAAAAAAAGGAGATGTACTAAATTATGGTTTACATGGCTGTATCTTTGTATGTTGAGGCAAAGCCTATTATAGAATATTATGACTTAAAAAAAGACATGGATGATAGATTTTATCAAATTTTTAAAAGCGATAATATGACATTAATAATAACCGGTGTTGGCAAAATCGCCTGTGCTGCAGCTACGTCTCATATTTTATCCAAAAATCTTCTTTTTGATGAGGATATTGTAATAAACATAGGTATATGTGGTGCAAAAGATGATGTACAAATTGGTACTCCATATCTTATAAATAAGATAAAGGATGCTTCTACAGGGAAAGATTACTATACAGATGTACTGCTGAAACATGAATTTTATGAGAATTCTATTGAAACTTTTGATAGACCAGTAGAAGATGAGAGTGAGTTAGAAGAAGCTTTGTGTGATATGGAATCCAGCGGTTTTTACATTTCAGCATCGAAGTACGTAGAACAGCACAAGATATTTTTGATTAAAATAGTTTCTGACAGGATAGGTGTTGATATTGTTGATAAAAATATGGTTTCATCCTTTATTGAGAAAAATTTAGATAAAATCGATGTGTTCATAAAAAGGGCTCAAGGCTTTATGAAAAACGAAAATGAGATATTTAGAAAAGATGAATTGGGCTTGATAGACGAAATATCTTATAATTTGAAGCTTACAAAAAGCCAGAGAGAAATGCTGTATAAAGCCTGCCTTCATTATAAAGTTAGGACTGGCAAAGATATTTTATTTTTAAAGGATAGTGTTGTGGGTACTGTTAATAATAAAAAAGAGAGAGGAAAGTACTTTGAACAAATTATTGCATATTTACATTAAGTGAAAATGAAATTATTACAAAAGAAAGCTCATTCATTTTTTTACCAAGGTGAATGCTGTCTTTGTTGCTTTATTTCGTAAGAAAAAGAGACTATAATGGTATTAGAATATTGTGGTAGGAGGACTTTTTATGATATTAGATCAGTATGTAGATATTTTAAAAGATGAGTTGGTGAAGTCTACACAGGAGATTATTAAAATAAAGAGCACTGAAGGAGAGCCGAAGCCTGGTATGCCGTATGGGGAAGGACCAGGAAAAGCCTTAGAGAAAGCTCTCATGATTGCCGATAGCCTTGGATTTAAGACGAAAAATGTCGATGGATATGTGGGCTATGCTGAGTACGGTGAAGGAGATGAAATGGTAGGAGTTCTTGGACATTTAGACGTTGTCCCGGAAGGTGATGGATGGGATTATCCTCCATATGGTGCTGAAATACACGATGGGAAAATATACGGCAGGGGAGCAACAGATGATAAGGGCCCAATTATGGCTTCTCTTTACGCTTTAAAGGCGATCAAAGATTCCGGTCTTAAATTAAGTAAGAGAGTAAGGATATTGTTTGGCACAAATGAAGAAACGGGTTCAAGAGAGATAGAATACTATCTAAAGCATGATGAAGCACCTACAATAGGTTTTACTCCAGATGCAAATTATCCAGTTATATACGCAGAAAAGGGTATAACTATGTTTGAGGTCGTAAAAGATTTTGATAAAAAATCAGATAGTATTGTTATAAAGTACATAAAAGGCGGTAACAGGCCAAACATGGTTCCTGACTATTGTGAATGTGGGCTAATTGTAAAAGACGAAAAGCGAAGAGAAAGTATTCCAGATGAAGTAAAAAGATTTAGAGATGTGACAGGCTTTGATTTAGATTGCGGTATTGAAAATGACATGCTTGTCATCAAATCTCGCGGAGTGTCTGCACATGGAAGTCTTCCCCATCTTGGCAGGAATGCCATAATGCAGCTTATATTGTTTTTAAATGTTATTTATCAGCAAGAGGATGATGTGAAGAAATTTATAGACTTTTTTGCGAAAAATGTAGGGCTCGAAACAAATGGCAAGACATTTGGAATAAATTTAAAAGATGACACAGGAGAGCTTTCATTTAATGTCGGCACAATTAATTTAAATGAGGAGAAAGGCGCCATCGGACTAAATATAAGGTATCCGGTTACATTTAAATACGAAGACATGATGAATCCATTTAATGAGAAAATAGGAGAATACAGCATGAGGGTTGAAAATATGATGCATCAGCCGCCACTTTATTTTCCAAAGGGCCATTTTCTCATAAGAACTCTTATGAAGGTTTATGAAGATGTGACAGGAAGAAAAGATGAGCCTCTTTCAATAGGCGGTGGGACATATGCAAAAGAAATGAAAAATATGGTGGCTTTTGGACCGATTTTTCCAGGGAAACCTGATCTTGATCATCAAGCAAATGAGTATATTGAAATAGATGACCTCATTTTAAATGCTAAAATTTATGCCCGTGCCATATATGAGCTAGCGAAATAGGGTATATTACCTAAAAAGCAGGATTTTATCTTTTAAGATAATTTCCTGCTTTTTTATGGGTAAGATTTTTAATCTTTTTCTATATTATAAGTGTAAAAATTAAAAAGGAGGTGTCAAGATGGCTGTTATATCAACTCCGCAGGGCTCAAGGCTTTCAATATCATACATTACTGGGAAAGACGAAAGAGGTGTTGACATCGTAAGAAGCAGGACTTACAACAATATCAAAAGTTCAGCTTTAGATCAGGATGTTATGGACGTAGCTGCAATTTTAAGTGGACTTCAAACATATCCTGTAAAATCTGTGACACGCATAAATCAAGTTGATCTAGCACAGGAGTAATAATCTAAACTAATTGGGAAAGAAAGGAGGTATTAGTGTGGCAGTTCAACTTCAGATGAATTTTAAAAATAAGCTTGGCAGCAATTTTAGAATCAATGTGGATAATGCCCTTGAAACATTGACAGATGATCAAGTAAAAACAGCGATGGATACTATAATCTCAAAAAACATATTTGACACAAACGGCGGTGAGCTGGTAGAAGCAGTTAGTGCCAGCCTTATATCCACAACAGAAAAAGAATTTACAGTCAAGTAAGATGGCGGGGGCATCCCCGCTTTCAGTATTTATCCGTGCAATACCATAGTCTTGATAGATTCGGATCCATGAGAATTTATGTAAGTGTGGTGTTGTAAATATGTAAAGGAGGATCGATATGAGTGAGATATTTACAGGCATCGCAAATCTGGGGTTTCCAATAGTAGTAAGCATTTACCTTTTGGTTAGAATTGAAGGCAAATTAGACAGTCTTACAAATTCCATAAATGAGCTGACAAAAGCTATAACAAAGATAGAATAAGCGCTTTTGCGCTTATTCTGGCTATTGACAAACTTCATTAACCCTCTTTTCCATATTATCTGGTTTATCCCGTCTTTCATCAATCATGATATTTGTTACGACTCTCATTGCGCCGTCTTGAAAAGGAATATTGTGTATTTCTTCGGCTACTTTCATAAGCTCTGGCGTGTTTCCTTCAATAACTGTAGATGTAGGTGTTACGGTGTACTTTAGTCCTCTTTTGTTTAAAAGATTTATGGCATCTTGAACGAAGCTTGAATATGAAGCGCTGCCGGTTCCTACAGGGACGATGTTTATTTCAAGTATCGACATTTGAATGCCTCCTTAGTTAATCATTATATTGAAAATTTTAAAAATTTTGCAGTATACTATTATATTTTGTCGAAAAATAATTTTTTATCCATCGGAATTAAAATGCTGAAAACAAGGTATTTAGAAGAAAAATATTACAAATACTTGATAAAATTTTGGTAATTTAGGTCTTAAGTCCTATTTATTTTGACATTTTAATGTAATATAATAAAATTTGTAAGAATGATTCCCCTTTTCCCCATAATTAATTTATATTCTGCACCCCCAACCCAATATGGTGTGCTGCATTTTTTGCAGCGTTTTTTTTTGCTTATTTGCTTAAAATTGATAAGCAAAATGCCGATATAAAAAATGAGGTAGATTATTTTTGGCTGTAATATCGAAATTTTTACTTTGATTCATAAAAGCTAATGCTTATTATATATAAAATATATTTATAGACTAAAGAGGGTGTAGAGAGTGAGAAGATATTTGTCACTGTTGTTGATATTTGTCATATTGGTTTCATTTTTCCCAGGAAATATGTCGAAAGCTTATGCGTCAAATGCCCCTAATATAACTTCTGTCAAGTCATTGCGTTATGACGGGACGATGGCATCGCCTGCAAAAGGGCCTTACAACTCTTCAACAGATATAGAGATTGACGGCAGTGCTTTTATGACATTTGACAGTTCAGGAAATATGACATCACAAGTAGATGCGGCCTACATTGATTCTATATCTGACAGCACGAAACTTACGATACTAAGCGTTAATGAAAGCAAAATATATGCAAAAGTTCCTACAATGGATACTACAGGGCTTATGCTAAACAAGCCATATATGATTATAGTACATAGAAGCGATGGACAAAGTGCTGCAATTCCAAATGGATTTACATATCTCGATAATCCTGATATAAAAAGTGCAGCTTTAGATAATTATAAGACTGTGACAAGGGACAGCAGTGGAAATGTGACAGGGATATCACAGCCTCAATCATTTATAAGAATGGAAGGCAGTAATTTAAGCGATATAGCTTTAGGCAATATAAACGGTGAGACATCAAATGTGGTGTCACAAAGCGGATCTGTCTTAATTTCAGACATACCTTCCAGCATAAGGATTGATCCTGGCACAACTTACAATATATACGTGACAAATATATACGGTGGTCAATCAAAAACTTACAGCACAAATCTATCAGCGGTTAATCAGGACATAACAAGTTTATCAAAATATACTGCGATAGTAGGTGATACGATAACAATATATGGTCATGGCTTTTCGACACTTGGAAGTGGCATGAGGGTTTACGTGGGAGAAAACCTTGTAAATAGCAGCGATGTTACAGTGGTAAGCGATACAGAGATGACTGTAAAAGTACCTGCACCAAAAGATACTACACTTCCATATCAAAATATAGATATAGTTGCAGATGATGGTTCAACTGTCACGCTGGTGAATGCGCTAAAAATCATACCGACACCCTCTATTATAACTATTGACAGCATAACACCTAATGCAGGCACAGTATCTGGCGGTACGAAAGTCATCATAGTCGGTCAAAATTTGAGGCAGGATCTTGTAGTGAAATTTGGTGGAGTTCAAGGGCAAAATGTTCAAATGGTTAGTTTGCCGGGACTTACAGACAATATGGATGCAATACAAGTTACAACACCACCTTATTCAAAATCAGGGCCTGTGAATGTAGATATAGTTGATCCAATTACAGGTTATACTGTAACAAAAGAAAACGGCTATTTCTATTTAGCTGTTGAAGACAGTCTAGTTGCTATAGATATGAATCCTTACAGCGGTTATGAAAATGGCAGTACAGATGTGACAATTTGGGGATACAATTTTCAAAAGAAGGATGATCCTTCTACTTATACTGCTAATCCCGATAGCACTGAAATAACTTATGTCAACAGCAATTATACATATACTGATCCTGTAACTGGGCAAAATGCCACAGGAACAAGAGAAAGAAAACTGTATGTAACTTTTGGAGGAAACAAAGCAAGGATTGAAAGTATTTCTGTGCCGTCGGAAGGTCAAGAAATTTTGAAGGTATCTTCTCCTAGTATTACTTTAAATCCACCAGGGCAGCCTATGCCTGTTGATGTTGTTGTAACAGTTGAAACAACAATTATGGATTCGGACGGAAATGTTGTTATGCAGTACTCTGAGCAAAGTTCACCACCAAAAAAATATACTTACAATCCGCTCCCTTCAAATCCGGAGATTTTAAGCATATCTCCCAACAGCGGAAGCAGGGCGGGCGGAGATACTGTCACAATACAGGGTTTTGACATAAGGCCTGGTGTCAGTATCTATTTTGGCGGCGCTTTAGCCACAGTAAAAGATCTGACTATTGATTCCAGCAACAGGTCGATAGTGACAGTAATAACTCCAAAAAGCAGCGTGCTGGGTTATGTTGATGTGAAAGTTGTCAACAAGGATGCGGATCAAAACCGTGGATTTACAACTATGACAAATGGGTACTACTACTATACAGCACCTACAATCACAAGTGTATTTACGAATTTTGGTTCAAAATATGGTGGGAATCTAATAACAATTACAGGAACGGATTTTTACGTAGGTCAGACGGTACAGAATGGAGTATATGTGCCTTCATACCCGACAGTTACAATAGGGAATATAAATCTTGAAGTTATAAGTGTACAGGATAATAGCGGAAATATTATAGACGGTAAAAAGTTAAATATTGGAACACAGATAAAGGCAATGGTTCCTGTAACCTCAAATCCTTATCCTGTAGGCTGGCAGGATATAACAATAACAAACTACGATGGTCAGAATGGCACAGAAGGCGGTACTGTTACACTTAAAAATGGATTTGAAATAAAAGATACACAGAAGACACCTACAATAACGTCTGTAAATCCAAATAAAGGTCCAACAAAAGGTGGCACACAGATAACTATAATAGGTAGTAACTTTGAAAGTGGAAGTATTGTAACGATTGATGGTGTGCAGGCTAATGTGACAAGCGTCACATCGGGAAATACTGTAATTAATGCAGTAACACCTGCCGGGACTTTAGGTAAAAAGATTGTGCAAGTGATAAATCCATCTGATGGTGGTACGGCATCCTTAACTGACGGTTTTGAGTACCTGCTTGTTGAGACGAAACCCAAAATCACCAGTATTTCGCCTGATTATGGCGGCAAAGGAACACTTGTTTACATATTTGGCAGTGATTTTTCAAGGAAGATTGGAGATAGCGATGGGGCTAAGGTTTATATAGGTAATACAGTCATGGATGATGTGTACGTAATTGATGAGAATACTATAACAGCAGTTGTACCCGATTTACAGTATGCTGGACTTTACGATATAACCGTAGTAAACCCTGATACAGCCACAGCAAAGTCTCCGCAGAAATTTCACTACCTTGTTCCTGAATCAAATCCTGTTATAACGGCCATAACACCTGATAAAGGGACTGTAAATGGCGGCACAGCAATAACTATAACTGGAAGCGATTTTAGAAGAGGAGCGGAAGTGTATATCGGTGGAAAACTTGCTACAAATATAACAGTAAGCTCCGATGGTAGTACCATACAGGCAATGACACCGCCAGGAAATCCAGGCAAGACATATGTTACTGTTATAAATTACGATGGTGGCAACTACACTTATGGTCTTCATGATGGGGAGGATGGCTTTACATATGTTGTGCCAAACAGCATACCTGTAATAACAAAAATAGAACCAAATACAGGTTCTACTTACGGTGGTGATACTGTTACAATAATAGGACAAGATTTCAGGCTTGCAAAGGATCAAAATGGAAATATCTTAAAAGACAGTGATGGAAATCCTATAGGACCTGATGTGTACTTTGGGAATGTGAAAGCCACAAAGGTAATATACGTAGATTATGGCACATTGAAGGTTGTGACGCCTCCTAATGTACCGGGGCCTGTAAGAGTTTCTGTTGTAAATTATGATACAGGCATAGGATATTTGGACAATGGGTTTACATATATTCAATCTAAACCTGTAATAAATAGCATTGTGCCACCAAAGGTAAATGTGAATGGTACTACACATGTCATCGTATTAGGTTCAAATTTTGCTGTGCCTATATACGAAGGTGGTACGCTGGTAAGGCCTGGTTCTAAAGTCTACATAGATGATGTGGAAGTGACAAATGTCACTGTTGTAAGCAGTAGTGAAATAAAGTTTGTAGCACCTTTAAGTAATGATATAGGCAAAAAGACTTTAAAGATAGTAAATCCTGATGGTGGTACTGCAATGTCGGATATTGAGTATGTATCACCTGTGTCAAACCCTGTCATTACAAGTGTTGATCCGTCGAAGGGAAGCATAGACGGAGGAACTACTGTTACAATCACTGGAAGTGATTTCAGAAGCAATGTAGAAGTTTATTTTGAAGGGAATAAAGCTACAATTGTATCAAATACAGACACAGAAATAGTAGTTAAAACACCGTCATGGGATCCGAGTTTACTAAATGTGCCCATAGACGTTACAGTTTACAATGTAGATGACGGAGCAAGTGCTGTATTGCAAGGTGCATTTACGTACGTGAAGACTGGGGCAAACCCTGTTATAACTTCTATAACTCCTAATACTGGTTCTACCAGAGGAGGAGATACTGTAACAATTGTGGGAGATAATTTTAAAAGTGGCCTCGTAGTTTATTTTGGAGATGCAATAGCGCCGTCTGTAACTGTTAATAATTATAAGACAATAACAGTTATTACCCCACAGCATGCTGCAGGGAAAGTAGACGTCAGAATTTTAAATCCTGACTATGCTGATGTGGTGCTGTCAGGTGGATTTACATATATTCAGACAGTCCCAGACAATCCATCTGGGTTTTATGCTGATAGAATTCCAGGAAATGATCATACAATATATTTACATTGGAGTGCCGTAAATGGTGCAAAGCTTTATGAAATATACGGTAAAAAACGTAGTGATGATAATTATTCTTTTATCGCATCAACAGATAAACTGGAGTACTATGTGGATGGGCTAAGTCCAGATACAATTTATGATTTTAAAATGAGAGCTATCAATGATAAAGGAAACAGCCAATTTACAGCCAGCGATAGTGCTTGTACGGATTCATCTGACAACTCTGAGTACGATACTGGTGTGCCAGATGAGATAGGCAATACAACTACGAATATATCAGGTAACGTAGTTTATATAACACTTGGAGATGATGCGGCAAGTAAAAGCACATACCAAATAGATTTGACAGATTACAAGTACAAAAATACAGATACTTGGATTTTAAATGTGCCAAAAAGTTTTAATGGTAAAAATGTCAAGATAAGCCTTATGACCCCCAGCTTCAGCATGGATTTTACATCACAGGCTCTTAATTTGACTTCTGATATTGATAGAATTACTGTTAAATTACTTGATGGTAAGTCAATAGATGATTTAAACAAAAAACTTGGAAAGTCCGGCAATATCGTTTCGGATGTATACCAGATAAGCTATGATGAAATAAATGGTAGCAGCATTAGTCCTATGAGTAACTTTAGGCAAGCTGTAAATATTGAGATGAATTACTACAGCAATAGAGTAGGAAAAAATAATACACTGTCTATTAAAAATTTTGACGGCAGCTCAACGTACTACCAGTATGTAGACTCTGTCCTGCACTATGCATCGGCATACGTATTATATACAGGTAGATATGCGGTTATAAATTCTAATTTATAAAGAGGTATGTACAATGAAGAAAATCAACATAGTATCATTTTTAATACTTTCACTCATTTTTACGTCATTTAGCAGTATTGCATCGGGTTCAACAATGTATTCTGGGGTAAGCAATGCATCAGCCGTATTTTTAAATATGTCATATACTGATATTGGAAGTAGTTTTGCACGAAACGATATAATGAGAATGACAGCATTGTCTGTAATACGAGGCAATGGAAATGGACTTTATTATCCTTCAAACAAGTTAAAAAGAGAAGAAGCTCTTGCTATGATACTTAGACTGATGGGAAAGGAAAAAGATGTCCAATTGGCCCAGACTAGTCGCAATTCAAATCCTACAGCGGGAACTAGTTCAAATGGTGCGATAGATAGCTGGGCACAAGGTGTGATAACCGTTGCCAAAAACACAGGACTTTTATCAAAGCAGGATCAGTCTTTAGATTTTACGCAGTATGCCACAAGGCAGGAAGTTGCTAATTGGATCGCGAAGGGTATAAATTTATCGCCTGTTTATGGAAAAGACGCACAATACGTTTATTCATATAAAGACAGCGGTCTTTTTGATGCTGACAAATTGCCTTACATTGAAGCTACAATAGAATCCTCCATAATGTCTGGATACAACAATGGTTATTTCGGTCCCAATGACAGCATTACAAGGGAGCAGATGGCAGCCGTATTAAGCAGAGCTTTTAATGTGGCATATACGATGATGGGATACACGAAAGATATGGG
The nucleotide sequence above comes from Thermoanaerobacterium sp. CMT5567-10. Encoded proteins:
- a CDS encoding YvrJ family protein; protein product: MSEIFTGIANLGFPIVVSIYLLVRIEGKLDSLTNSINELTKAITKIE
- a CDS encoding DUF1659 domain-containing protein, coding for MAVISTPQGSRLSISYITGKDERGVDIVRSRTYNNIKSSALDQDVMDVAAILSGLQTYPVKSVTRINQVDLAQE
- a CDS encoding fructose-6-phosphate aldolase, which produces MMVLLDTANLDEICNAIDLYPIDGVTTNPTILVKEKKHFLNHIKEIKSLIGNERMIHVQIVGTKYQDIIDEAYYISENIGGNVYIKIPVMPEGIKAMKYLSEKNIKVTATAVFTSQQAIIAAKAGAKFVAPYINRIDNISSSGIDVVSEIAKMYKMFGLDTKILAASFKNVDQVKKAFLAGSDSVTISYDILEHMVYHPSTVESVNQFIKDWKELYGDTKTNSL
- the murA gene encoding UDP-N-acetylglucosamine 1-carboxyvinyltransferase — protein: MVYTKIIVENSPALRGTVKISGAKNSVLPIIAASLLSYGEVFIDDVPGLKDVNVMIELIKFLGANCTFKDGKLKINVNLKDVEAPYELVKRMRASFLVMGPILARLGHAKISLPGGCAIGTRPIDLHLKGFQTLGAQIDIGHGYVEARAKKLVGKKVYLDFPSVGATENIMMAAVFADGITTIENAAEEPEVVDLANFLNKMGANIKGAGTDTIRIEGVKELKGTEHTVIPDRIEAGTYMVAAAMTGGDVLIENVIVDHIKPIIAKLTECGIDVFEEGTGVRVKGKRNYKAVDVKTLPYPGFPTDMQAQMMAMMAGAKGTSVIIETVFENRFMHVDELKRMGADIKIEGRTAVVTGIDHLSGAEVKATDLRAGAALILAGLIADGKTIINDVHHIDRGYVNIEEKLKNLGAIIYRVD
- the pepV gene encoding dipeptidase PepV, whose product is MILDQYVDILKDELVKSTQEIIKIKSTEGEPKPGMPYGEGPGKALEKALMIADSLGFKTKNVDGYVGYAEYGEGDEMVGVLGHLDVVPEGDGWDYPPYGAEIHDGKIYGRGATDDKGPIMASLYALKAIKDSGLKLSKRVRILFGTNEETGSREIEYYLKHDEAPTIGFTPDANYPVIYAEKGITMFEVVKDFDKKSDSIVIKYIKGGNRPNMVPDYCECGLIVKDEKRRESIPDEVKRFRDVTGFDLDCGIENDMLVIKSRGVSAHGSLPHLGRNAIMQLILFLNVIYQQEDDVKKFIDFFAKNVGLETNGKTFGINLKDDTGELSFNVGTINLNEEKGAIGLNIRYPVTFKYEDMMNPFNEKIGEYSMRVENMMHQPPLYFPKGHFLIRTLMKVYEDVTGRKDEPLSIGGGTYAKEMKNMVAFGPIFPGKPDLDHQANEYIEIDDLILNAKIYARAIYELAK
- a CDS encoding YwmB family TATA-box binding protein, whose product is MFNKLSLIIVTTLIVFVMLNSQMDAFSAKSNDIAVLENSFEKSGASYEYANINAWSKLNSKFTSISEMNMIVEKIIKSMGIDDKKIKVSKLNQANFRQCDAEYDEGNKKISIVVQSVKNDVADETYILIDEYLLKGNKDVIGENEKIIKAYSKLSLTPEIATCLVGAYKGLLNKDKISSILEEVMKDTNAVKVEGLNDENLVSVSAHTNKIKEYIEMGSEKINLNVALRYSSFDDKTYIWIATPIIAIEY
- a CDS encoding DUF2922 domain-containing protein, with translation MAVQLQMNFKNKLGSNFRINVDNALETLTDDQVKTAMDTIISKNIFDTNGGELVEAVSASLISTTEKEFTVK
- a CDS encoding MTH1187 family thiamine-binding protein, with product MSILEINIVPVGTGSASYSSFVQDAINLLNKRGLKYTVTPTSTVIEGNTPELMKVAEEIHNIPFQDGAMRVVTNIMIDERRDKPDNMEKRVNEVCQ
- a CDS encoding nucleoside phosphorylase gives rise to the protein MVYMAVSLYVEAKPIIEYYDLKKDMDDRFYQIFKSDNMTLIITGVGKIACAAATSHILSKNLLFDEDIVINIGICGAKDDVQIGTPYLINKIKDASTGKDYYTDVLLKHEFYENSIETFDRPVEDESELEEALCDMESSGFYISASKYVEQHKIFLIKIVSDRIGVDIVDKNMVSSFIEKNLDKIDVFIKRAQGFMKNENEIFRKDELGLIDEISYNLKLTKSQREMLYKACLHYKVRTGKDILFLKDSVVGTVNNKKERGKYFEQIIAYLH